The proteins below come from a single Danaus plexippus chromosome 9 unlocalized genomic scaffold, MEX_DaPlex mxdp_24, whole genome shotgun sequence genomic window:
- the LOC116767328 gene encoding small integral membrane protein 14, whose product MGDEMDPCECLWNHELAMRRLISLLRQGQSYCTDGECLDELPGPPAQAASNSFLVMFLMMALAMAMYMMRPRQIQDVAKPASNSQDRDGAPPTPPRV is encoded by the exons ATGGGTGATGAAATGGATCCCTGCGAATGCCTGTGGAATCATGAGCTTGCTATGCGCCGACTGATCTCCCTg CTTCGTCAGGGGCAATCATATTGCACTGATGGGGAGTGCCTGGACGAGCTGCCCGGACCTCCGGCGCAGGCGGCGAGCAACAGCTTCCTAGTGATGTTCCTCATGATGGCACTCGCTATGGCCATGTACATGATGCGCCCGCGTCAGATACAAGACGTCGCCAAACCCGCCTCCAACTCTCAG GACCGTGACGGCGCCCCGCCGACGCCGCCACGTGTTTAA
- the LOC116767327 gene encoding zinc finger CCHC domain-containing protein 8 homolog isoform X1 has translation MAKRKAAVNDIIFELDNDDIVISSDEESKVSKMGRFDGENSQNLLKKKLNKEEIVSDVINLDSPNEPERNIPSTKKTENGGKNKTEVTSKQNNSKQNDISQNNEVIDITEENKKSCTSTIILNEDIVIDSPSSNIDLGVVGCENKAPLVSIRFNDSLTARNYKKIIKEFIVNLLKSKNTIDTDSETDNDLEIWPEDIVDEEFNSKENPVEDNLFFVDTTPCNEGNKDIPLYKATKIISNDTEKETMSQPIKRAFSCFNCGDSHLLRDCPLPRNNSKINEKRKAFTPKGRYHVENEQKYGHLIPGRISADLRHALGLKRYELPLHIYRMRLLGYPPGWLEDARISHSGITLFDSTGRATLGPDDEEGELYEPGSKDKFDIKKILDFPGFNVAASSRYIEEAHLFGLPPMSEQDSKIAMLKILAPNAMKAYKRKKLSFFPSALTSSTQEEQVEMELDSGDEVADFPLIPPLPDDEPPAPPPPPPPQPQDTRQQEDQSRQSIETTKPNESNDKNQINDEKLSETDVDKTESAPANNDCDKSNDLEVIEVVRVNDIPIPEDDLIVIDDDDKSSLSSDRNSPSLADLEKRKQKLLDALKGDSISMTEVSVESIDTYDTSEEKNSEVNKCEVDNITLSTEDSSCDGVQNKTLKEESATDSDQVPSTTKTGQIKNTHYGTPVINVASPYHKLPSDVNFAKDICDVINFENLPNSVGKYKKICTLLKKVKSEVDRIQES, from the exons atggcTAAAAGAAAAGCAGCCgtcaatgatataatattcgaATTAGACAACGATGACATAGTTATAAGCAGCGATGAAGAAAGTAAGGTATCTAAAATGGGACGTTTTGATGGAGAAAACAGTCAAAACCTCCTAAAGAAGAAGCTGAATAAAGAAGAAATAGTTTctgatgttattaatttagacAGTCCTAATGAACCTGAACGAAATATTCCATCAACAAAGAAAACTGAGAATGGAGGGAAAAACAAAACCGAGGTAACCtccaaacaaaacaattcaaaacaaaatgacaTATCTCAAAATAATGAAGTGATTGATATTACTGAAGAAAACAAGAAAAGCTGTACTAGTaccattatattaaatgaagacATAGTGATTGATTCTCCATCTTCAAATATAGACCTTGGTGTTGTAGGATGCGAGAACAAAGCTCCATTGGTATCAATACGATTTAATGACAGTCTTACGGcacgtaattataaaaaaataataaaggaatttattgttaatcttttaaaatcaaaaaatactaTTGACACTGACTCAGAGACTGATAATGACCTTGAAATATGGCCGGAAGACATAGTTGACgaagaatttaattcaaaagaaAATCCTGTTGAGGATAATCTTTTCTTCGTTGATACCACGCCTTGTAATGAAGGAAACAAAGATATacctttatataaa GCcactaaaataatttccaatGACACCGAAAAAGAAACTATGTCACAACCCATCAAACGAGCTTTCTCTTGTTTCAATTGTGGGGATTCACATCTTCTAAGAGACTGTCCCTTGCCACGAAATAATTCtaagataaatgaaaaacgAAAAGCTTTTACTCCTAAAGG CCGTTATCATGTTGAAAATGAGCAAAAATATGGTCACTTGATACCAGGGCGTATATCTGCAGATTTGCGTCATGCTCTGGGCTTAAAGCGTTATGAGTTACCGCTGCACATATACCGTATGAGATTACTTGGTTATCCTCCGGGATGGTTAGAGGATGCTAGGATATCACATTCAGGGATTACTCTGTTTGATTCAACT gGCCGAGCCACACTAGGTCCTGACGATGAAGAGGGGGAATTGTATGAGCCAGGGTCAAAggataaatttgatattaaaaagatattggaCTTCCCGGGTTTTAATGTTGCTGCGAGCTCAAGATACATTGAG gAAGCACATTTGTTTGGACTCCCTCCTATGTCGGAGCAAGACAGCAAGATAGCTATGTTAAAAATACTGGCTCCAAACGCTATGAAGGCGTACAAACGGAAGAAGTTATCATTCTTCCCGTCAGCTCTGACAAGCTCTACCCAAGAAGAGCAGGTTGAAATGGAACTTGATAGTGGCGATG AAGTGGCAGACTTTCCTCTGATACCACCTCTGCCGGATGATGAACCTCCCGCACCACCTCCGCCACCACCACCACAACCACAAGATACCAGACAACAAGAAGACCAGTCCAGACAAAGCATAGAAACCACCAAACCAAATGAATCAAATGATAAAAACCAAATTAATGATGAGAAACTTTCGGAAACGGATGTAGACAAAACAGAGTCGGCTCCTGCAAACAATGACTGTGACAAGTCCAATGACCTTGAAGTGATTGAGGTAGTAAGAGTGAATGATATTCCAATACCAGAAGACGATCTGATTGTCATTGACGATGAC gaCAAATCATCACTCAGCAGTGACAGAAATAGCCCGAGTCTGGCTGACTTAGAAAAACGGAAGCAAAAGCTCTTGGATGCTCTCAAAGGAGATTCAATTTCTATGACAGAGGTCTCAGTTGAGAGTATCGATACGTATGACACGAGCGAGGAAAAAAACAGTGAAGTGAACAAGTGTGAAGTTGATAATATAACACTCTCCACAGAAGACAGTAGCTGTGACGGAGTGCAGAACAAAACGCTTAAGGAAGAAAGTGCAACAGACTCGGACCAAGTACCCTCGACCACTAAGACGGGTCAGATAAAAAATACCCATTATGGCACACCCGTGATAAACGTCGCGTCGCCGTATCACAAACTGCCCAGTGACGTTAATTTCGCTAAGGACATATGTGACGTCATAAACTTTGAGAATCTACCAAATTCAGTTggcaaatacaaaaaaatatgcacaTTGCTCAAGAAGGTTAAATCGGAAGTGGATAGGATACAGGAATCGTGA
- the LOC116767327 gene encoding zinc finger CCHC domain-containing protein 8 homolog isoform X2, which translates to MAKRKAAVNDIIFELDNDDIVISSDEESKVSKMGRFDGENSQNLLKKKLNKEEIVSDVINLDSPNEPERNIPSTKKTENGGKNKTEVTSKQNNSKQNDISQNNEVIDITEENKKSCTSTIILNEDIVIDSPSSNIDLGVVGCENKAPLVSIRFNDSLTARNYKKIIKEFIVNLLKSKNTIDTDSETDNDLEIWPEDIVDEEFNSKENPVEDNLFFVDTTPCNEGNKDIPLYKATKIISNDTEKETMSQPIKRAFSCFNCGDSHLLRDCPLPRNNSKINEKRKAFTPKGRYHVENEQKYGHLIPGRISADLRHALGLKRYELPLHIYRMRLLGYPPGWLEDARISHSGITLFDSTGRATLGPDDEEGELYEPGSKDKFDIKKILDFPGFNVAASSRYIEEAHLFGLPPMSEQDSKIAMLKILAPNAMKAYKRKKLSFFPSALTSSTQEEQVEMELDSGDEVADFPLIPPLPDDEPPAPPPPPPPQPQDTRQQEDQSRQSIETTKPNESNDKNQINDEKLSETDVDKTESAPANNDCDKSNDLEVIEDKSSLSSDRNSPSLADLEKRKQKLLDALKGDSISMTEVSVESIDTYDTSEEKNSEVNKCEVDNITLSTEDSSCDGVQNKTLKEESATDSDQVPSTTKTGQIKNTHYGTPVINVASPYHKLPSDVNFAKDICDVINFENLPNSVGKYKKICTLLKKVKSEVDRIQES; encoded by the exons atggcTAAAAGAAAAGCAGCCgtcaatgatataatattcgaATTAGACAACGATGACATAGTTATAAGCAGCGATGAAGAAAGTAAGGTATCTAAAATGGGACGTTTTGATGGAGAAAACAGTCAAAACCTCCTAAAGAAGAAGCTGAATAAAGAAGAAATAGTTTctgatgttattaatttagacAGTCCTAATGAACCTGAACGAAATATTCCATCAACAAAGAAAACTGAGAATGGAGGGAAAAACAAAACCGAGGTAACCtccaaacaaaacaattcaaaacaaaatgacaTATCTCAAAATAATGAAGTGATTGATATTACTGAAGAAAACAAGAAAAGCTGTACTAGTaccattatattaaatgaagacATAGTGATTGATTCTCCATCTTCAAATATAGACCTTGGTGTTGTAGGATGCGAGAACAAAGCTCCATTGGTATCAATACGATTTAATGACAGTCTTACGGcacgtaattataaaaaaataataaaggaatttattgttaatcttttaaaatcaaaaaatactaTTGACACTGACTCAGAGACTGATAATGACCTTGAAATATGGCCGGAAGACATAGTTGACgaagaatttaattcaaaagaaAATCCTGTTGAGGATAATCTTTTCTTCGTTGATACCACGCCTTGTAATGAAGGAAACAAAGATATacctttatataaa GCcactaaaataatttccaatGACACCGAAAAAGAAACTATGTCACAACCCATCAAACGAGCTTTCTCTTGTTTCAATTGTGGGGATTCACATCTTCTAAGAGACTGTCCCTTGCCACGAAATAATTCtaagataaatgaaaaacgAAAAGCTTTTACTCCTAAAGG CCGTTATCATGTTGAAAATGAGCAAAAATATGGTCACTTGATACCAGGGCGTATATCTGCAGATTTGCGTCATGCTCTGGGCTTAAAGCGTTATGAGTTACCGCTGCACATATACCGTATGAGATTACTTGGTTATCCTCCGGGATGGTTAGAGGATGCTAGGATATCACATTCAGGGATTACTCTGTTTGATTCAACT gGCCGAGCCACACTAGGTCCTGACGATGAAGAGGGGGAATTGTATGAGCCAGGGTCAAAggataaatttgatattaaaaagatattggaCTTCCCGGGTTTTAATGTTGCTGCGAGCTCAAGATACATTGAG gAAGCACATTTGTTTGGACTCCCTCCTATGTCGGAGCAAGACAGCAAGATAGCTATGTTAAAAATACTGGCTCCAAACGCTATGAAGGCGTACAAACGGAAGAAGTTATCATTCTTCCCGTCAGCTCTGACAAGCTCTACCCAAGAAGAGCAGGTTGAAATGGAACTTGATAGTGGCGATG AAGTGGCAGACTTTCCTCTGATACCACCTCTGCCGGATGATGAACCTCCCGCACCACCTCCGCCACCACCACCACAACCACAAGATACCAGACAACAAGAAGACCAGTCCAGACAAAGCATAGAAACCACCAAACCAAATGAATCAAATGATAAAAACCAAATTAATGATGAGAAACTTTCGGAAACGGATGTAGACAAAACAGAGTCGGCTCCTGCAAACAATGACTGTGACAAGTCCAATGACCTTGAAGTGATTGAG gaCAAATCATCACTCAGCAGTGACAGAAATAGCCCGAGTCTGGCTGACTTAGAAAAACGGAAGCAAAAGCTCTTGGATGCTCTCAAAGGAGATTCAATTTCTATGACAGAGGTCTCAGTTGAGAGTATCGATACGTATGACACGAGCGAGGAAAAAAACAGTGAAGTGAACAAGTGTGAAGTTGATAATATAACACTCTCCACAGAAGACAGTAGCTGTGACGGAGTGCAGAACAAAACGCTTAAGGAAGAAAGTGCAACAGACTCGGACCAAGTACCCTCGACCACTAAGACGGGTCAGATAAAAAATACCCATTATGGCACACCCGTGATAAACGTCGCGTCGCCGTATCACAAACTGCCCAGTGACGTTAATTTCGCTAAGGACATATGTGACGTCATAAACTTTGAGAATCTACCAAATTCAGTTggcaaatacaaaaaaatatgcacaTTGCTCAAGAAGGTTAAATCGGAAGTGGATAGGATACAGGAATCGTGA
- the LOC116767632 gene encoding small ribosomal subunit protein mS22 isoform X1 encodes MSLLKLCQSSTKTIVFKCTESQGLYISARKLSIVPSIYDGENPAPKFFSSGVQIILKRLTRPNFEKVFRKRTNSNISVLRTPVYKFLTDEELKIEQSNAYKSAERLLQMPPVVKVQEPVDDILSKDPALVGYDSSTYLFTDITYGVANEHRLIIQREPDGTLRSCDHDVRKKLNQIYFPMQGRKLRDPLVFSDPEKFNSLLDRQKYEYILDRACVQYEPDDPQYQKLTSITYQHVDMNNQYNLIRSTRHFGPLAFYLTWHDSIDNLMLEMVQTGIIREAVLLMSLRQAIKEDLVNGEESTALVSEILPTRIQLRKPDYVSEDDIQLDTKCMECLDKYINNNSAMKSQQGLALQGFREYYQQLIEISRGLQKAHGSA; translated from the exons ATGtccttattaaaattgtgtcAGAGTAGTACCAAAACCATAGTCTTTAAATGTACAGAATCACAGGGCCTGTATATTTCTGCCAGAAAATTGAGTATCGTACCTTCAATTTATG atggCGAAAATCCTGCGCCGAAATTTTTCTCCTCGGGTGTCCAAATAATTCTTAAGAGATTAACAAGACCTAATTTCGAAAAAGTATTTCGGAAAAGAACAAATAGCAACATATCTGTATTAAGGACTCCCGTGTATAAATTTCTAACAGACGAAGAACTAAAAATTGAACAGTCCAATGCATACAAAAGTGCTGAAAGGCTATTACAAATGCCACCAGTTGTAAAG GTACAAGAACCCGTTGATGACATTTTATCGAAAGATCCAGCGTTAGTCGGATATGATTCATCAACTTATTTGTTCACCGATATAACTTATGGTGTCGCAAATGAGCACAGGCTAATAATACAAAG AGAACCGGATGGAACTCTAAGAAGCTGTGACCATGATGTTAGAAAAAAACTGAATCAA ATATATTTTCCCATGCAGGGACGTAAATTGAGGGATCCCTTAGTATTTTCTGATCCTGAAAAGTTCAACAGCTTATTGGACAGAcagaaatatgaatatatattagacCGAGCCTGTGTCCAGTATGAGCCGGATGATCCGCAGTACCAGAAATTAACGAGCATCACTTATCAGCATGTAGATATGAATAAtcagtataatttaattcg atCAACTCGTCATTTCGGACCTCTAGCATTTTACTTAACCTGGCATGATAGTATTGACAATCTTATGCTAGAAATGGTACAGACTGGTATTATTCGTGAAGCTGTCCTACTAATGTCACTTCGGCAAGCTATCAAAGAAGATCTGGTCAATGGTGAAGAGAGTACTGCTTTGGTGTCAGAG ATATTACCAACTCGTATACAACTGAGAAAACCAGATTATGTCTCCGAGGATGACATCCAACTAGATACTAAATGTATGGAATGTCTtgacaaatacataaataacaactCGGCTATGAAGAGTCAACAAGGGCTGGCTTTACAGGGCTTCAGGGAATATTACCAACAGTTGATAGAAATCAGTAGGGGATTGCAGAAGGCCCATGGAAGTGCTTAA
- the LOC116767632 gene encoding small ribosomal subunit protein mS22 isoform X2, producing the protein MSLLKLCQSSTKTIVFKCTESQGLYISARKLSIVPSIYDGENPAPKFFSSGVQIILKRLTRPNFEKVFRKRTNSNISVLRTPVYKFLTDEELKIEQSNAYKSAERLLQMPPVVKVQEPVDDILSKDPALVGYDSSTYLFTDITYGVANEHRLIIQREPDGTLRSCDHDVRKKLNQGRKLRDPLVFSDPEKFNSLLDRQKYEYILDRACVQYEPDDPQYQKLTSITYQHVDMNNQYNLIRSTRHFGPLAFYLTWHDSIDNLMLEMVQTGIIREAVLLMSLRQAIKEDLVNGEESTALVSEILPTRIQLRKPDYVSEDDIQLDTKCMECLDKYINNNSAMKSQQGLALQGFREYYQQLIEISRGLQKAHGSA; encoded by the exons ATGtccttattaaaattgtgtcAGAGTAGTACCAAAACCATAGTCTTTAAATGTACAGAATCACAGGGCCTGTATATTTCTGCCAGAAAATTGAGTATCGTACCTTCAATTTATG atggCGAAAATCCTGCGCCGAAATTTTTCTCCTCGGGTGTCCAAATAATTCTTAAGAGATTAACAAGACCTAATTTCGAAAAAGTATTTCGGAAAAGAACAAATAGCAACATATCTGTATTAAGGACTCCCGTGTATAAATTTCTAACAGACGAAGAACTAAAAATTGAACAGTCCAATGCATACAAAAGTGCTGAAAGGCTATTACAAATGCCACCAGTTGTAAAG GTACAAGAACCCGTTGATGACATTTTATCGAAAGATCCAGCGTTAGTCGGATATGATTCATCAACTTATTTGTTCACCGATATAACTTATGGTGTCGCAAATGAGCACAGGCTAATAATACAAAG AGAACCGGATGGAACTCTAAGAAGCTGTGACCATGATGTTAGAAAAAAACTGAATCAA GGACGTAAATTGAGGGATCCCTTAGTATTTTCTGATCCTGAAAAGTTCAACAGCTTATTGGACAGAcagaaatatgaatatatattagacCGAGCCTGTGTCCAGTATGAGCCGGATGATCCGCAGTACCAGAAATTAACGAGCATCACTTATCAGCATGTAGATATGAATAAtcagtataatttaattcg atCAACTCGTCATTTCGGACCTCTAGCATTTTACTTAACCTGGCATGATAGTATTGACAATCTTATGCTAGAAATGGTACAGACTGGTATTATTCGTGAAGCTGTCCTACTAATGTCACTTCGGCAAGCTATCAAAGAAGATCTGGTCAATGGTGAAGAGAGTACTGCTTTGGTGTCAGAG ATATTACCAACTCGTATACAACTGAGAAAACCAGATTATGTCTCCGAGGATGACATCCAACTAGATACTAAATGTATGGAATGTCTtgacaaatacataaataacaactCGGCTATGAAGAGTCAACAAGGGCTGGCTTTACAGGGCTTCAGGGAATATTACCAACAGTTGATAGAAATCAGTAGGGGATTGCAGAAGGCCCATGGAAGTGCTTAA
- the LOC116767674 gene encoding MORN repeat-containing protein 3-like isoform X2, producing the protein MPFYHKPKTFTPLLIAAEKKSAKNGVHHAVFTSRFDKYVGDWNNDLKQGKGLFLTVTGKLYEGDWLNGFRHGFGSLSNKQANGTFRLEYRGDWVRGKPEGIGWWYYQNGDVYFGFWKKGYRHGYGKMFYANGTFYVGYWQKNKKEGNGNRYEGHWSDDLKHGLGRFYHMHTGQVQEGCWDQDTCVRSKISDIIIRQFCDLPTEYPIPQETLQDSQSILEKSEFWLNQKIGDIDKKLLYCIDQMV; encoded by the exons atgCCTTTTTATCACAAACCAAAAACTTTTACGCCTTTACTAATAGCAGCCGAGAAAAAAAGTGCTAAAAATGGTGTTCATCACGCAGTATTTACATCAAGATTTGATAAATATGTTGGAGATTGGAATAATGACTTAAAACAAG GTAAAGGACTTTTTTTGACTGTAACtggaaaattatatgaagGAGATTGGCTTAATGGTTTTag ACATGGTTTCGGTTCTCTCAGTAACAAACAAGCAAACGGAACATTTCGTCTCGAATATCGCGGAGACTGGGTTAGAGGCAAGCCTGAAGGTATAGGCTGGTGGTATTACCAGAATGGGGATGTTTATTTCGGCTTTTGGAAGAAAGGGTATCGTCATGGATACGGGAAAATGTTCTATGCCAATGGCACATTTTATGTTGGTTACTGgcagaaaaacaaaaaagaag GAAATGGTAACCGCTACGAAGGTCATTGGTCGGACGATCTTAAACACGGTCTCGGTCGTTTCTATCACATGCACACCGGCCAGGTTCAGGAAGGCTGCTGGGATCAAGACACATGTGTACGGTCGAAAATAAGTGATATCATTATACGACAGTTCTGTGATTTACCCACAGAGTATCCTATACCACAG GAAACCCTTCAAGATTCACAAAGTATTTTAGAAAAGAGTGAATTTTGGTTGAATCAAAAGATTGGTGATATAGACAAAAAACTATTGTACTGCATTGATCAGatggtataa
- the LOC116767674 gene encoding MORN repeat-containing protein 3-like isoform X1, translating into MPFYHKPKTFTPLLIAAEKKSAKNGVHHAVFTSRFDKYVGDWNNDLKQGKGLFLTVTGKLYEGDWLNGFRHGFGSLSNKQANGTFRLEYRGDWVRGKPEGIGWWYYQNGDVYFGFWKKGYRHGYGKMFYANGTFYVGYWQKNKKEGLGMFVQGNGNRYEGHWSDDLKHGLGRFYHMHTGQVQEGCWDQDTCVRSKISDIIIRQFCDLPTEYPIPQETLQDSQSILEKSEFWLNQKIGDIDKKLLYCIDQMV; encoded by the exons atgCCTTTTTATCACAAACCAAAAACTTTTACGCCTTTACTAATAGCAGCCGAGAAAAAAAGTGCTAAAAATGGTGTTCATCACGCAGTATTTACATCAAGATTTGATAAATATGTTGGAGATTGGAATAATGACTTAAAACAAG GTAAAGGACTTTTTTTGACTGTAACtggaaaattatatgaagGAGATTGGCTTAATGGTTTTag ACATGGTTTCGGTTCTCTCAGTAACAAACAAGCAAACGGAACATTTCGTCTCGAATATCGCGGAGACTGGGTTAGAGGCAAGCCTGAAGGTATAGGCTGGTGGTATTACCAGAATGGGGATGTTTATTTCGGCTTTTGGAAGAAAGGGTATCGTCATGGATACGGGAAAATGTTCTATGCCAATGGCACATTTTATGTTGGTTACTGgcagaaaaacaaaaaagaaggTTTGGGAATGTTCGTGCaag GAAATGGTAACCGCTACGAAGGTCATTGGTCGGACGATCTTAAACACGGTCTCGGTCGTTTCTATCACATGCACACCGGCCAGGTTCAGGAAGGCTGCTGGGATCAAGACACATGTGTACGGTCGAAAATAAGTGATATCATTATACGACAGTTCTGTGATTTACCCACAGAGTATCCTATACCACAG GAAACCCTTCAAGATTCACAAAGTATTTTAGAAAAGAGTGAATTTTGGTTGAATCAAAAGATTGGTGATATAGACAAAAAACTATTGTACTGCATTGATCAGatggtataa
- the LOC116767673 gene encoding calcium release-activated calcium channel protein 1 isoform X2: MSSETPLQAGDALHTPAYLSWRKLQLSRAKLKASSKTSALLSGFAMVAMVEVQLNPPNQTKVPPGMLVAFTVCTTLLVAVHMLALMISTCILPNIEAVGNLHSISLVHESPHERLHWYIEIAWAFSTLLGLILFLVEIAILCWVKFYDLSETAAWSACVVLIPVMIVFLAFAIHFYMSLATHKYEVTVTGIKELEFLKEQIELGDQDSRMNNLTHLEQNRIV; the protein is encoded by the exons ATGTCTTCCGAGACTCCACTGCAGGCTGGTGATGCACTGCACACACCAGCATACCTGTCATGGCGTAAATTGCAGCTAAGTCGTGCTAAATTGAAGGCATCAAGCAAAACCTCGGCTCTGCTCTCTGGATTTGCAatg gtAGCCATGGTCGAAGTTCAACTAAATCCTCCTAACCAGACGAAGGTGCCGCCCGGAATGTTGGTAGCATTTACAGTCTGTACAACATTACTTGTGGCTGTTCACATGTTAGCTCTTATGATAAGCACTTGCATCCTCCCAAATATAGAAGCTGTTGGCAATCTCCACAGCATCTCGCTAGTCCACGAATCTCCCCACGAAAGACTCCATTGGTATATAGAAATCGCGTGGGCATTTTCTACACTGCTCGGTCTTATATTGTTCCTCGTTGAAATAGCTATACTATGCTGGGTGAAATTCTACGATCTGAGCGAAACGGCCGCCTGGTCCGCCTGCGTGGTGCTTATTCCGGTTATGATAGTGTTTTTAGCGTTCGCAATACATTTCTACATGTCCCTAGCTACGCATAAATACGAAGTGACCGTGACGGGAATAAAGGAATTAGAATTTCTCAAGGAACAAATCGAACTTGGTGACCAAGACTCCAGGATGAATAATCTCACGCATTTAGAACAGAACAGGATTGTATGA
- the LOC116767673 gene encoding calcium release-activated calcium channel protein 1 isoform X1 → MSVWSASTVGNNHHCFQPSSRYSNNWCPNPNKHKCVMSSETPLQAGDALHTPAYLSWRKLQLSRAKLKASSKTSALLSGFAMVAMVEVQLNPPNQTKVPPGMLVAFTVCTTLLVAVHMLALMISTCILPNIEAVGNLHSISLVHESPHERLHWYIEIAWAFSTLLGLILFLVEIAILCWVKFYDLSETAAWSACVVLIPVMIVFLAFAIHFYMSLATHKYEVTVTGIKELEFLKEQIELGDQDSRMNNLTHLEQNRIV, encoded by the exons ATGTCGGTTTGGTCAGCCAGTACTGTCGGCAATAATCATCACTGCTTCCAACCATCCAGTCGCTACTCTAATAATTGGTGTCCAAATCCAAACAAG CATAAGTGCGTTATGTCTTCCGAGACTCCACTGCAGGCTGGTGATGCACTGCACACACCAGCATACCTGTCATGGCGTAAATTGCAGCTAAGTCGTGCTAAATTGAAGGCATCAAGCAAAACCTCGGCTCTGCTCTCTGGATTTGCAatg gtAGCCATGGTCGAAGTTCAACTAAATCCTCCTAACCAGACGAAGGTGCCGCCCGGAATGTTGGTAGCATTTACAGTCTGTACAACATTACTTGTGGCTGTTCACATGTTAGCTCTTATGATAAGCACTTGCATCCTCCCAAATATAGAAGCTGTTGGCAATCTCCACAGCATCTCGCTAGTCCACGAATCTCCCCACGAAAGACTCCATTGGTATATAGAAATCGCGTGGGCATTTTCTACACTGCTCGGTCTTATATTGTTCCTCGTTGAAATAGCTATACTATGCTGGGTGAAATTCTACGATCTGAGCGAAACGGCCGCCTGGTCCGCCTGCGTGGTGCTTATTCCGGTTATGATAGTGTTTTTAGCGTTCGCAATACATTTCTACATGTCCCTAGCTACGCATAAATACGAAGTGACCGTGACGGGAATAAAGGAATTAGAATTTCTCAAGGAACAAATCGAACTTGGTGACCAAGACTCCAGGATGAATAATCTCACGCATTTAGAACAGAACAGGATTGTATGA
- the LOC116767673 gene encoding calcium release-activated calcium channel protein 1 isoform X3, whose product MSVWSASTVGNNHHCFQPSSRYSNNWCPNPNKVAMVEVQLNPPNQTKVPPGMLVAFTVCTTLLVAVHMLALMISTCILPNIEAVGNLHSISLVHESPHERLHWYIEIAWAFSTLLGLILFLVEIAILCWVKFYDLSETAAWSACVVLIPVMIVFLAFAIHFYMSLATHKYEVTVTGIKELEFLKEQIELGDQDSRMNNLTHLEQNRIV is encoded by the exons ATGTCGGTTTGGTCAGCCAGTACTGTCGGCAATAATCATCACTGCTTCCAACCATCCAGTCGCTACTCTAATAATTGGTGTCCAAATCCAAACAAG gtAGCCATGGTCGAAGTTCAACTAAATCCTCCTAACCAGACGAAGGTGCCGCCCGGAATGTTGGTAGCATTTACAGTCTGTACAACATTACTTGTGGCTGTTCACATGTTAGCTCTTATGATAAGCACTTGCATCCTCCCAAATATAGAAGCTGTTGGCAATCTCCACAGCATCTCGCTAGTCCACGAATCTCCCCACGAAAGACTCCATTGGTATATAGAAATCGCGTGGGCATTTTCTACACTGCTCGGTCTTATATTGTTCCTCGTTGAAATAGCTATACTATGCTGGGTGAAATTCTACGATCTGAGCGAAACGGCCGCCTGGTCCGCCTGCGTGGTGCTTATTCCGGTTATGATAGTGTTTTTAGCGTTCGCAATACATTTCTACATGTCCCTAGCTACGCATAAATACGAAGTGACCGTGACGGGAATAAAGGAATTAGAATTTCTCAAGGAACAAATCGAACTTGGTGACCAAGACTCCAGGATGAATAATCTCACGCATTTAGAACAGAACAGGATTGTATGA